A part of Candidatus Bathyarchaeota archaeon genomic DNA contains:
- the clpB gene encoding ATP-dependent chaperone ClpB — MSFNNFTVKSQEVIQKTLAVASSKQNQAIEPAHILKAMLMVDDNVVPYLLGKQGVNMAALSTELDRLIDALPKVSGGEPYLSGNANKALKKAQDLAAESHDQFVSIEQLLLGILSANDAASKLLSASGVTEKGLKEAITQLRKGSTVNSQTADETYNALNRFAINLNERARTGKLDPVIGRDEEIRRVLQILSRRTKNNPILIGEPGVGKTAIAEGIAHRIVNGDVPENLKSKQIYSLDMGALIAGAKFKGEFEERLKSVIKEVVSSEGEIVLFIDEIHTLVGAGAGEGAMDAANILKPALARGELRAVGATTLKEYQKYFEKDKALERRFQPVMVNEPSTLDAISILRGLKERYEVFHHVRIKDEAIIAAVELSQRYITDRFLPDKAIDLIDEAASKLRLEINSAPEELETIERKIRQLEIEREAIKREKDESKLKALNQEIGNLSEERSKLKARWQAEKDIVEQIQSKKNLIEQLRFEDEDANRKGDLGRVAEIRYGRIPEATKAIETLKAKLSEIQKDQPLINEEVDAEEIAEVVSHWTGIPVSRMLQSEKQKLLNIETELHMRVVGQDEAIQAVSDAIRRSRAGLQDPKRPIGSFIFLGTTGVGKTELAKALADYLFNNENNMVRIDMSEYQERHTVSRLVGAPPGYVGYEESGQLTEAVRRKPYSVVLLDEIEKAHPDVFNILLQVLDDGRLTDNKGRTVDFKNAIIIMTSNLGSQLIQENLEKATADNRVEIWNQTREQVFSLLKKTIKPEFLNRVDEIIMFQPLSEGQVQKIVEYQLKAVTQMLEKNGVKVEFTKKAVDHIAKVGFDPQFGARPIKRVIQKEVLNELSKIILADKVTKDSVIMVDEKAGALTFHNKP; from the coding sequence ATGAGTTTTAATAATTTCACTGTAAAGTCCCAAGAGGTTATCCAGAAAACCCTTGCGGTAGCCTCTTCAAAACAGAACCAAGCCATCGAACCCGCCCACATCCTAAAAGCCATGCTGATGGTCGATGACAACGTGGTTCCCTACCTGCTGGGCAAGCAGGGCGTAAACATGGCGGCGCTCTCCACGGAGCTAGACCGCCTCATTGATGCTTTGCCTAAAGTCAGCGGCGGCGAACCCTACCTCTCGGGCAACGCCAATAAAGCCCTCAAAAAAGCCCAGGACCTCGCCGCGGAGAGCCATGACCAATTCGTCTCCATCGAGCAGCTGCTCCTAGGCATCTTGTCAGCTAATGATGCAGCATCCAAACTGCTATCCGCCAGCGGCGTAACGGAGAAAGGTCTTAAGGAAGCGATTACCCAATTGAGGAAGGGATCAACTGTGAATAGCCAAACCGCAGATGAAACCTACAACGCCCTAAACCGCTTCGCCATAAACCTCAACGAGAGGGCACGCACCGGCAAACTCGACCCCGTAATCGGACGAGACGAAGAAATCCGCCGTGTTCTGCAAATTCTCTCGCGTCGCACCAAAAACAACCCTATACTCATCGGGGAACCCGGCGTGGGCAAAACCGCCATAGCCGAAGGCATCGCACACCGCATAGTCAACGGCGACGTACCCGAGAACCTCAAATCAAAGCAGATTTACTCGCTGGACATGGGCGCGCTTATTGCAGGCGCGAAGTTTAAAGGCGAATTCGAGGAGCGCTTAAAAAGCGTCATCAAAGAGGTCGTGTCCTCGGAGGGCGAAATCGTGCTTTTCATCGATGAAATCCACACGTTGGTCGGTGCAGGCGCAGGGGAAGGAGCCATGGACGCCGCCAACATCCTAAAACCCGCCCTGGCAAGGGGGGAGCTGCGGGCGGTGGGCGCCACCACGCTTAAGGAGTACCAGAAATACTTCGAGAAAGACAAGGCGCTGGAGCGGCGTTTCCAGCCCGTCATGGTTAACGAGCCCAGCACGCTTGACGCCATCTCCATCCTGCGTGGCCTAAAGGAGCGCTACGAAGTCTTCCATCATGTCCGCATAAAAGACGAAGCCATAATCGCTGCAGTGGAGCTTTCCCAGCGCTACATCACCGACCGCTTCCTACCCGACAAAGCCATCGACCTCATCGACGAAGCCGCCAGTAAACTGCGCTTGGAAATCAATTCGGCGCCCGAAGAACTCGAAACCATCGAACGCAAAATCCGCCAACTCGAAATCGAGCGGGAAGCCATCAAACGCGAAAAAGACGAATCCAAACTCAAAGCGCTAAATCAGGAAATCGGCAACCTCAGCGAGGAACGCAGCAAACTCAAAGCCCGCTGGCAAGCCGAAAAAGACATCGTGGAGCAAATACAAAGCAAGAAAAACCTCATTGAGCAGCTGCGGTTTGAGGATGAAGACGCTAACCGCAAAGGCGATTTGGGCAGGGTGGCGGAGATCCGATATGGCAGAATCCCCGAAGCCACCAAAGCCATCGAAACCCTCAAGGCAAAACTCTCCGAGATCCAAAAGGACCAGCCGCTGATCAACGAGGAAGTCGATGCCGAGGAGATCGCGGAGGTGGTGTCGCATTGGACCGGGATACCTGTGAGTCGCATGTTGCAGAGTGAAAAGCAGAAGCTGCTAAACATCGAAACCGAACTGCACATGCGCGTAGTCGGACAGGACGAAGCCATCCAAGCTGTCTCCGACGCGATTCGCCGTAGCCGCGCGGGCCTTCAGGATCCCAAGCGCCCCATTGGCTCCTTTATTTTTCTGGGAACCACGGGCGTTGGTAAAACCGAGTTGGCAAAGGCACTGGCGGATTACCTCTTCAACAACGAGAACAATATGGTTCGCATCGACATGTCCGAGTATCAGGAACGCCACACCGTATCGCGTCTGGTGGGTGCGCCGCCGGGTTATGTGGGCTACGAGGAAAGCGGGCAACTCACCGAGGCAGTGCGCCGCAAACCCTACTCGGTTGTGCTCCTTGACGAAATCGAGAAAGCCCACCCTGACGTCTTCAACATCCTCTTGCAGGTGCTTGACGACGGCAGATTAACCGACAACAAAGGCCGCACCGTGGACTTCAAAAACGCCATAATCATCATGACCAGCAACCTTGGCTCGCAGCTCATACAGGAAAACCTTGAAAAAGCAACCGCTGATAACCGAGTGGAAATCTGGAATCAAACCCGCGAACAAGTCTTCAGTCTCCTCAAGAAAACCATCAAACCCGAGTTCCTAAACCGCGTCGACGAAATCATCATGTTCCAGCCGCTAAGCGAGGGGCAAGTCCAGAAAATCGTGGAATACCAGCTTAAGGCAGTAACGCAGATGCTTGAGAAGAACGGCGTTAAGGTAGAGTTCACCAAAAAAGCCGTAGACCACATCGCCAAAGTCGGCTTTGACCCCCAGTTCGGCGCCCGACCCATCAAACGCGTCATCCAAAAAGAGGTGCTAAATGAGCTGTCAAAAATTATCTTAGCTGACAAAGTCACCAAGGACTCAGTGATTATGGTGGATGAGAAAGCCGGCGCGTTGACCTTCCATAACAAACCGTAG